One Shewanella sp. MR-4 DNA window includes the following coding sequences:
- a CDS encoding alkyl/aryl-sulfatase has protein sequence MKLVTTLVIAAMVSSGVSAAESKPATQATIDANNSVKQSLPFSDKKDFENAQKGLIAKQDVVTIKNEQGDVVWDLEQYKKYIDLNNPAPDSVNPSLWRNAQLNMINGLFEVTDGIYQVRGYDLSNITFIKGKTGWIVFDPLISQETAKAALDFVNEKLGKRPVVAVVYSHSHIDHFGGVRGIVDEKDVKAGKVKIIASHGFTEHAVSENVIAGNAMGRRAIFMYGALLPRNEFGGVNGGLGQTTSTGLATLIEPTDIIEKTGDEMTVDGVKMVFQYTPGTEAPTEMNTWFPDKKALWMAENSTNTMHNILTLRGAQVRDALKWSGYLQDTIEMWGGDVKVKFQSHHWPIWGNADIVEYFKKQRDIYKYTHDQTVRLMNQGYTGEEISEIITLPKSLENNWNTRGYYGTLRHNSRAVYQRYMGWYDGNPSDLNNLPPTDAAVKYVEYMGGEKAAIDKAQADFDKGNYRWVAEVLKHVVFANPQSQQGKALLADAYEQLGYQSESGPWRSVYLQGAYELRNGAPSAGGVQTASPDIIKNMPPEMLFDYLAVRILPEKAEGKNFAINLNFTDLNEKYTLYLEDSVLIHTKKQSDKPNVTLTLKKSVLDDVQLGNITLEKAIANGDIQLNGDKEVFKDFVGMLDNFNFWFNIVTP, from the coding sequence ATGAAGTTAGTAACAACATTAGTTATAGCAGCGATGGTTTCTTCCGGGGTCAGTGCGGCAGAGTCAAAACCTGCTACTCAGGCAACGATAGACGCAAATAACTCGGTCAAACAATCCTTGCCTTTTAGTGATAAAAAAGACTTTGAGAACGCTCAGAAAGGTCTTATTGCGAAACAAGATGTCGTGACCATTAAGAACGAACAAGGAGATGTCGTCTGGGATCTAGAACAGTACAAAAAGTATATCGACCTCAACAATCCTGCCCCTGATAGTGTCAACCCAAGCCTGTGGCGTAACGCACAGCTGAACATGATCAATGGTCTATTTGAAGTCACCGATGGTATCTATCAGGTCCGCGGCTATGATCTCAGTAACATCACTTTTATCAAAGGTAAAACGGGTTGGATTGTCTTTGATCCTCTTATCTCCCAAGAAACGGCTAAAGCAGCCTTAGATTTTGTCAATGAAAAACTCGGTAAGCGTCCCGTCGTGGCTGTGGTTTATAGCCATAGTCATATTGACCATTTTGGTGGTGTACGCGGCATTGTCGATGAAAAGGACGTTAAGGCCGGTAAGGTCAAAATTATCGCCTCGCATGGATTCACCGAGCATGCGGTTTCTGAAAACGTCATCGCCGGTAATGCTATGGGACGCCGTGCAATTTTCATGTACGGCGCTTTATTGCCTCGAAATGAATTTGGTGGTGTGAACGGTGGTCTGGGCCAAACCACTTCAACAGGTTTAGCCACACTCATCGAACCTACGGATATCATCGAGAAAACCGGCGATGAAATGACGGTTGATGGGGTCAAAATGGTTTTCCAATATACGCCTGGCACCGAAGCGCCAACGGAAATGAACACTTGGTTTCCAGATAAAAAGGCGCTGTGGATGGCCGAAAACTCAACCAATACCATGCATAACATTCTGACGTTGCGCGGCGCGCAAGTTCGCGACGCCTTGAAATGGTCTGGTTATTTACAGGATACCATTGAGATGTGGGGAGGGGACGTTAAGGTCAAGTTCCAAAGCCACCATTGGCCGATTTGGGGAAATGCTGACATTGTTGAGTACTTTAAGAAGCAGCGTGACATCTATAAATATACCCATGACCAAACAGTACGCTTAATGAACCAGGGCTACACGGGTGAAGAAATATCAGAAATCATTACCTTGCCAAAATCATTAGAAAATAACTGGAATACTCGCGGCTATTACGGAACGCTTCGCCATAACAGTCGTGCCGTCTATCAACGCTACATGGGTTGGTACGATGGTAATCCCTCAGATCTGAACAATTTGCCACCTACGGATGCCGCGGTGAAATACGTTGAGTATATGGGGGGGGAGAAAGCGGCAATTGATAAAGCGCAGGCAGACTTCGATAAAGGTAACTATCGTTGGGTTGCCGAAGTGCTTAAGCATGTCGTCTTTGCGAATCCACAGAGTCAACAAGGCAAGGCACTGCTGGCAGATGCTTACGAGCAGTTAGGTTATCAGTCCGAATCGGGTCCTTGGCGCTCCGTCTACCTGCAAGGTGCTTATGAGTTAAGAAATGGCGCCCCTTCGGCTGGCGGAGTTCAGACTGCATCGCCCGACATTATCAAAAATATGCCGCCTGAGATGCTGTTTGATTATCTCGCGGTACGTATTTTACCCGAAAAAGCAGAAGGTAAGAATTTTGCAATAAATCTGAACTTTACAGATTTAAATGAGAAATACACCTTGTATCTGGAGGACTCAGTACTCATTCATACTAAGAAACAATCCGATAAACCAAACGTGACGCTCACACTGAAAAAATCAGTATTGGATGACGTGCAGCTGGGTAATATCACCTTGGAAAAAGCGATTGCGAATGGGGATATTCAATTGAATGGGGATAAAGAAGTGTTCAAGGATTTCGTTGGAATGCTGGATAACTTCAATTTCTGGTTCAATATTGTCACTCCTTAG
- a CDS encoding oxygen-insensitive NAD(P)H-dependent nitroreductase NfsB: MSDLSFLAKKRYTTKAFDPTKTIPADKIAEIKTLLQFSPSSTNSQPWHFVLASTTEGKALIAESTENYAFNTQKILNASHVVVLCTRTQLDEAHLLQVLEQEAKDGRFANDEAKQAQHNGRSFFANMHKNELKDAQHWMEKQVYLALGTLMLGASVLDIDACPIEGFDAVKLNQVLGLREKGFCASVVVALGYRAEEDFNAKLPKSRLAQEIIFTEI, translated from the coding sequence ATGAGTGATTTAAGTTTTCTCGCTAAAAAGCGTTACACCACTAAGGCCTTTGATCCAACCAAGACAATTCCTGCCGACAAGATTGCCGAAATCAAAACCTTACTGCAGTTCAGCCCATCATCGACGAATTCGCAGCCTTGGCACTTTGTGCTAGCAAGCACGACAGAAGGTAAAGCCTTGATCGCAGAATCGACCGAGAACTACGCCTTTAATACTCAAAAAATTCTTAATGCTTCCCATGTGGTAGTGCTCTGTACTCGCACTCAACTCGATGAAGCCCATTTACTGCAAGTGCTAGAGCAAGAAGCCAAAGATGGCCGTTTTGCCAATGATGAAGCCAAGCAAGCTCAGCACAATGGCCGTTCCTTCTTTGCCAATATGCACAAGAATGAATTGAAAGATGCTCAGCATTGGATGGAAAAACAAGTCTACTTAGCACTAGGCACATTGATGTTAGGTGCGAGTGTGCTCGATATCGATGCTTGCCCTATCGAAGGTTTCGATGCGGTTAAACTCAATCAAGTCTTAGGCCTGCGCGAAAAAGGTTTCTGTGCTTCTGTCGTAGTCGCTCTAGGTTACCGCGCTGAAGAAGACTTCAACGCTAAGTTACCTAAGTCACGTTTAGCGCAAGAGATTATCTTTACCGAGATCTAA
- a CDS encoding DNA-J related domain-containing protein has translation MLLAKPSLSAEAQSATLSTTKGDNPLIWPVLSVLQASNQSWKIHHLATELQNRGLIHPLDENPGNDLFKRNFLLMNALFELQEILMPKQWLQVKAMEIQIFRLVPSNVNLLIMEDTSLREYYLDWNNYDTSENVVRELLEAFWSSYKSYIGLNVNLMHKGHALRVFELDESATPRDIRKQWRRLALKWHPDRPEGDAARFREVCEAWQSLRDIA, from the coding sequence ATGCTACTCGCTAAACCTTCACTCAGTGCAGAAGCTCAATCGGCAACGCTCTCGACCACTAAGGGCGATAACCCGTTAATCTGGCCAGTGTTATCCGTGTTACAAGCCTCTAATCAAAGCTGGAAAATCCATCACCTCGCTACCGAACTGCAAAATCGCGGGCTAATTCATCCGTTAGATGAAAACCCGGGTAATGATTTGTTTAAACGCAATTTTTTACTGATGAATGCCCTGTTCGAACTGCAAGAGATCCTGATGCCAAAGCAATGGCTGCAAGTCAAAGCGATGGAGATCCAGATTTTCCGCCTCGTGCCTTCCAACGTTAACCTATTGATAATGGAAGATACTTCCCTACGGGAATACTATCTTGACTGGAATAACTACGACACCAGTGAAAACGTAGTACGCGAATTATTGGAAGCCTTCTGGAGCAGTTATAAGAGCTATATTGGCCTGAACGTGAACTTAATGCATAAGGGCCACGCCCTGAGGGTATTCGAGTTAGATGAGAGCGCCACCCCTAGGGACATCCGCAAACAATGGCGCCGTTTAGCGCTGAAATGGCATCCCGATAGACCCGAGGGCGATGCGGCGCGTTTCCGTGAGGTCTGTGAGGCTTGGCAATCCCTGCGGGATATTGCTTAA
- a CDS encoding DsbA family protein, which produces MIKPIALAVALIVAPFSTFAANYVEGTHYTQISDKAPSSEPKLTEFFSFYCHNCFNMETNYLPEIKANLSKDIAFDTKHVDFMNSDIGTEVMRSLAVIHELDNKDAIAHAMFAAIQGEAGANGHDHSAPGHKHEPQINSRDDIKQVFAKFGIDAAQYDKLADSKTTDEKLALWRAQQNQFRVESVPAFIVNDKYAVNLSSIRTLDELIGLINYLAVEKDAQAPKSSGGSLNWLFLAFAAVIALGRQKRLS; this is translated from the coding sequence ATGATCAAACCAATCGCCTTGGCTGTCGCCTTAATCGTTGCACCATTTAGCACCTTTGCCGCCAACTATGTTGAAGGCACGCACTACACGCAAATCTCTGACAAAGCACCAAGCAGTGAGCCAAAACTGACCGAGTTTTTTTCCTTCTACTGCCATAACTGCTTCAATATGGAAACCAACTATCTGCCCGAAATCAAAGCGAATCTAAGCAAAGACATCGCATTTGACACTAAGCATGTCGACTTTATGAACAGCGACATTGGCACCGAAGTGATGCGCTCACTGGCAGTTATTCATGAGTTAGATAATAAAGACGCCATCGCCCATGCCATGTTTGCCGCCATCCAAGGTGAAGCAGGCGCAAATGGCCACGACCACAGTGCGCCGGGCCATAAGCATGAACCGCAAATCAACAGCCGTGACGACATTAAGCAAGTCTTTGCCAAGTTTGGTATCGATGCAGCCCAGTACGACAAACTTGCCGACAGCAAGACCACTGATGAGAAACTGGCCCTATGGCGTGCCCAGCAGAATCAATTTCGCGTTGAAAGCGTGCCAGCCTTTATCGTTAACGATAAATATGCGGTTAACTTAAGCAGTATCAGAACCTTAGATGAGCTGATTGGTTTAATTAACTATCTGGCCGTTGAGAAAGATGCTCAGGCGCCTAAGAGTTCAGGCGGCAGCTTAAACTGGTTATTCTTAGCATTTGCCGCCGTTATCGCCCTTGGCCGCCAAAAGCGTTTGAGCTAA
- a CDS encoding DUF4382 domain-containing protein — MNIQKSALAIALTGLLFGCGGSDSDEPATQMATFNLGVSDNPADAKSVTIAFRQVVLKNDTGSYSFNVTPNGELKFVDLLEFQGSAVETLVSGQSIPVGEYQMCLYMKNSTVANSESSHVQTFDDTLYGLTTNSNGSCGGVGAEESDTGRLFFNKKFTIAAGVNSFVAEFDLSQGLQDPHGNKDYWTLKPTSVQLFNQSEVGAIKGTVGATVMEGCEVAAGGSVFSPAVYLYPANTTLEQMKDFRTEADTATEIAPIAAARVNDVTDTSGQVIGHDYEFGFVVAGDYSLGYTCLAQNDDPDVSNNADDVEAPFFIHAAETGVTVTAKGVAERNFP; from the coding sequence ATGAATATTCAAAAAAGTGCTCTAGCGATAGCGTTGACAGGTTTGCTGTTTGGTTGCGGTGGTTCTGACTCGGACGAACCTGCCACCCAAATGGCGACCTTTAACTTAGGCGTATCCGATAATCCTGCCGATGCAAAATCGGTCACGATTGCATTCAGACAAGTGGTATTAAAGAACGACACCGGTAGCTACTCGTTCAATGTCACCCCAAATGGTGAGCTTAAATTTGTTGACTTATTGGAGTTTCAAGGTAGTGCGGTAGAAACGTTGGTGAGCGGGCAATCCATCCCCGTGGGCGAATACCAAATGTGCCTGTATATGAAGAACAGCACAGTGGCGAATAGCGAAAGCTCCCACGTACAAACCTTCGATGACACTCTCTATGGCTTAACGACCAACAGCAATGGTTCATGCGGTGGTGTGGGCGCAGAAGAAAGTGATACGGGCCGATTGTTTTTCAATAAGAAATTCACCATCGCGGCGGGCGTCAACAGCTTTGTTGCCGAGTTTGATTTAAGCCAAGGTTTACAGGATCCCCATGGCAACAAAGATTACTGGACGCTCAAACCGACTTCAGTGCAATTATTTAATCAGTCCGAAGTGGGCGCGATTAAAGGCACAGTTGGCGCTACTGTGATGGAAGGCTGTGAAGTCGCTGCGGGTGGTTCGGTATTCTCGCCAGCGGTTTATTTGTATCCTGCCAATACCACGCTGGAGCAGATGAAGGATTTCAGAACCGAAGCCGACACAGCCACTGAGATTGCGCCTATTGCGGCGGCTCGGGTGAATGATGTCACCGATACAAGCGGCCAAGTCATCGGCCACGATTATGAATTTGGCTTTGTGGTCGCAGGGGATTACAGCTTAGGTTATACCTGCTTAGCGCAAAATGATGACCCTGATGTGAGTAACAATGCCGATGATGTGGAAGCGCCTTTCTTTATTCACGCAGCAGAAACTGGGGTGACTGTTACGGCGAAAGGGGTTGCCGAGCGTAACTTCCCATAG
- a CDS encoding cytochrome b/b6 domain-containing protein: protein MSAKVTQIFDFVLARLHLWIVLSVGLLVCTSPWIFIGRSLRANASLWDYLHVYLGLIAAALGILFLLRNSLQGKWHQYFAWLVGDWGQLTQDIKGLFKGKLPVAGGKGLFSTVEGIGMLLLVATGVTGAVWFFYQGTPLAMTWRGYHQICADAFIGFLVVHLVLAATHIIEFIRQ from the coding sequence ATGTCGGCAAAAGTAACCCAGATATTCGATTTTGTGTTGGCACGTTTGCACCTGTGGATTGTGCTATCCGTGGGGCTACTCGTCTGTACCAGCCCGTGGATTTTTATCGGTAGAAGCCTGCGCGCCAATGCCAGTCTCTGGGATTACCTGCATGTTTACCTTGGATTAATTGCTGCTGCATTAGGGATACTATTTTTATTGCGTAACAGTCTGCAAGGAAAATGGCATCAATACTTTGCTTGGCTGGTGGGGGATTGGGGGCAACTCACGCAGGATATCAAAGGACTGTTTAAGGGAAAATTGCCGGTCGCCGGTGGCAAAGGTTTGTTCAGCACGGTTGAAGGTATTGGCATGTTGCTGCTGGTCGCTACGGGCGTCACGGGCGCGGTGTGGTTTTTCTATCAAGGCACTCCGCTCGCGATGACATGGCGTGGTTACCATCAAATTTGCGCCGATGCATTTATTGGCTTTTTAGTGGTTCACTTGGTTTTGGCTGCAACTCACATTATTGAATTTATTAGGCAATAA
- the hemG gene encoding menaquinone-dependent protoporphyrinogen IX dehydrogenase, with the protein MKKILIIFSSVHGQTRKITNQLAQQLKELGNSVVIADIKAVPAMESFDKIIIGASIRHGKHNPALYEFIQKHQKILSQKVSGFFSVSLVARKPEKNTPETNPYMQAFLSKTTWRPTLLQVFGGNLNYQGYNAFDRNIIRFIMWLTKGPTDPVTNVEYTDWQKVDEFGLQIHQA; encoded by the coding sequence GTGAAAAAAATTCTGATCATCTTCTCTAGTGTTCATGGTCAAACTCGCAAAATTACCAATCAATTGGCGCAGCAACTCAAGGAGTTGGGTAATTCTGTGGTGATTGCGGATATTAAGGCTGTTCCGGCGATGGAATCCTTCGATAAGATCATTATTGGCGCTAGTATTCGCCACGGAAAACATAATCCTGCGTTATACGAATTTATCCAAAAGCATCAAAAGATCCTCTCGCAAAAGGTGAGCGGGTTTTTCTCTGTGAGTCTAGTCGCTCGTAAACCAGAGAAAAACACCCCAGAAACCAATCCCTACATGCAGGCGTTTTTAAGCAAAACCACTTGGCGCCCAACGTTGTTGCAAGTGTTTGGCGGTAATCTGAATTACCAAGGTTATAATGCATTCGATAGAAATATTATCCGTTTTATCATGTGGTTAACTAAAGGCCCAACGGACCCTGTCACCAATGTGGAATACACTGATTGGCAAAAAGTGGATGAATTCGGCCTACAGATCCATCAAGCCTGA
- a CDS encoding MFS transporter: MKTPQTANPKALLLWMTFVMSLVFAVWQALLNNFVIEKAQFTGAEIGMLQSLREIPGFLAFTAIFVLLLVREQAFALLSLALLCIGVAITGFFPQVLGLYLTTVLMSVGFHYFETINQSLTLQWVDKQDTAAFMGKALAWRSAAALVGYGSIWIIMTWLKLDYWHMYLIIGVLGLLMTISMSLYYPQFETHEVQHKKIILRKRYWLYYLLTFFSGARRQIFMVFAGFMMVEKFGYSVSEITALFLINYVVNLLFAPAIGRFIGRIGERNALTVEYIGLFFVFVSYALVEQPHMAAALYVIDHLLFAMAIAMKTYFQKIADSKDIAATMSVSFTINHIAAVIIPVLLGLLWLSDPALVFYIGAGFAVCSLILALNVPRHPSPGNETNWAWSAKSIEKPSLDS; this comes from the coding sequence ATGAAAACACCCCAAACCGCCAATCCCAAAGCACTACTGCTGTGGATGACGTTTGTTATGTCGCTCGTCTTTGCCGTCTGGCAAGCCCTGTTAAATAACTTTGTGATAGAAAAAGCCCAATTCACTGGCGCCGAAATCGGTATGCTGCAAAGCCTAAGGGAAATCCCCGGCTTCTTGGCCTTTACCGCCATTTTTGTGTTGCTGTTAGTCCGCGAGCAAGCCTTTGCTTTGCTGTCATTAGCCTTGTTATGCATAGGTGTAGCAATTACTGGCTTTTTCCCGCAGGTACTGGGTTTATATCTCACCACAGTCTTGATGTCGGTTGGATTCCATTATTTTGAAACCATTAACCAATCCCTCACACTACAATGGGTCGATAAACAAGACACTGCAGCATTTATGGGCAAAGCGCTGGCATGGCGCTCGGCGGCGGCCTTAGTCGGCTATGGCAGTATTTGGATAATAATGACCTGGCTAAAACTAGATTACTGGCATATGTATTTGATTATTGGTGTATTAGGTTTACTGATGACGATCAGTATGAGCCTGTACTACCCACAGTTTGAAACCCATGAAGTACAGCATAAAAAAATCATCCTACGTAAACGCTACTGGCTGTATTACCTGTTAACCTTCTTCTCTGGCGCCCGTCGGCAGATTTTTATGGTATTCGCTGGCTTTATGATGGTCGAGAAATTCGGCTACAGTGTCAGTGAAATCACCGCCCTTTTCCTAATCAACTATGTGGTAAACCTATTATTTGCTCCTGCAATTGGCCGCTTTATCGGCCGTATTGGCGAACGAAATGCCCTCACGGTGGAATACATTGGACTGTTTTTCGTATTTGTCAGTTATGCGCTTGTCGAGCAACCCCATATGGCCGCCGCCCTCTATGTAATTGACCATTTGCTGTTTGCGATGGCGATTGCCATGAAAACCTACTTTCAAAAGATTGCCGATAGCAAAGATATTGCGGCCACCATGTCGGTCAGTTTTACCATTAACCATATCGCGGCTGTGATTATCCCTGTGCTCTTGGGCTTACTGTGGCTGAGCGATCCCGCCCTTGTCTTCTACATTGGCGCCGGATTTGCGGTCTGTTCCTTAATATTAGCCCTCAATGTACCGCGCCATCCGTCACCCGGGAATGAAACCAATTGGGCTTGGTCTGCTAAATCCATAGAAAAACCGAGTCTCGACAGTTAA
- a CDS encoding TIGR03899 family protein, with protein sequence MKDSDILMLADEAAPAAEVSARKKALVLGRQLGLASEQEYRPANASIAERAQYRERKLASQYQANVETIFALALSYTPSDVTGVDLDPDWSHQFFLMAEQIHNRKMQDLWARILSSEIVNPGNFSLRTLALLKQLTHREAQILEKALGMAAKVNNEQRLKLISGYRLTGGLGQYFRKNSSVTLGLSQFGLPYSSILTLVDAGILHSSEFETGLLNSKTPIQLTMPGIQMKLTPKSGNLLFSYYRLTPIGDELAQLVLPKQDQEYLKALQALFAKDFKIE encoded by the coding sequence ATGAAAGATTCAGATATTTTAATGCTTGCGGATGAAGCGGCTCCCGCTGCCGAGGTCTCTGCCCGTAAAAAGGCTCTGGTACTGGGTCGCCAACTCGGTCTCGCCAGTGAGCAGGAATATCGTCCCGCCAATGCCTCGATTGCCGAACGTGCCCAGTACAGAGAGCGTAAACTCGCCAGCCAATATCAGGCCAATGTCGAAACCATTTTCGCCCTCGCCTTGAGCTACACCCCATCGGATGTTACCGGGGTCGATCTGGACCCCGACTGGAGCCATCAATTTTTTTTGATGGCGGAGCAAATCCACAACCGCAAAATGCAGGATCTGTGGGCGCGCATCCTCTCCAGTGAAATCGTCAATCCGGGTAACTTTAGCCTGCGTACCTTAGCACTGCTCAAGCAATTAACTCACAGAGAAGCGCAAATCCTCGAAAAGGCTCTCGGTATGGCGGCCAAGGTGAATAATGAGCAGCGCTTAAAGCTGATCAGCGGCTATCGGCTTACGGGCGGACTCGGCCAATATTTTCGTAAGAACTCTAGCGTGACTCTCGGCTTATCCCAATTTGGTCTGCCCTACTCCAGCATTCTCACCTTAGTCGATGCGGGGATCTTGCACAGCAGTGAGTTTGAAACCGGTTTACTCAACAGTAAAACCCCCATTCAACTCACCATGCCTGGCATTCAAATGAAGCTCACTCCCAAAAGTGGTAACTTACTGTTTAGCTACTATCGATTAACCCCGATTGGCGATGAGCTGGCGCAGCTTGTGTTACCCAAACAGGACCAAGAATACCTCAAGGCACTTCAAGCCCTGTTTGCCAAGGATTTCAAAATTGAGTAA
- the cysC gene encoding adenylyl-sulfate kinase, whose protein sequence is MSNIVWHQHSVDQAARAKLKGQNPVLLWFTGLSGAGKSTLAGALERALFEAGFHTYLLDGDNVRHGLCKDLGFSVADRDENLRRVGEVAKLMVDAGLVVLSAFISPTREERDSIRARFPTGQFIEVHVSTPLSICEQRDPKGLYVKARRGEISNFTGISSPYEAPLSAELTIDTSKGDLASQVRALIDYLTAIEVINPSRLTASA, encoded by the coding sequence ATGAGCAATATTGTGTGGCACCAACATAGCGTTGACCAAGCGGCCAGAGCCAAACTTAAGGGACAAAATCCGGTATTACTCTGGTTTACAGGGCTGTCTGGTGCGGGTAAGTCGACTTTGGCAGGGGCGCTTGAGCGTGCACTGTTTGAGGCGGGCTTTCACACTTATCTGCTCGATGGTGACAATGTTCGCCACGGTTTATGTAAGGATCTGGGCTTTAGCGTTGCCGATAGGGATGAAAACTTACGCCGCGTGGGCGAAGTAGCAAAACTCATGGTGGATGCGGGCTTGGTGGTGTTATCGGCCTTTATTTCGCCGACCCGTGAGGAGCGCGATAGCATACGTGCGCGTTTCCCGACAGGGCAGTTTATTGAAGTGCATGTGTCGACGCCACTCAGCATATGTGAACAGCGTGATCCTAAGGGCTTGTATGTTAAGGCTCGCCGCGGCGAGATCAGCAACTTTACGGGGATTTCATCACCCTACGAGGCGCCACTCTCGGCGGAATTAACGATTGATACCAGTAAAGGGGATTTAGCCTCGCAGGTGCGAGCCTTGATTGATTATTTGACTGCGATCGAGGTTATCAATCCCAGTCGGTTAACTGCCTCGGCTTAG
- a CDS encoding SLC13 family permease produces the protein MSDLWLLAIVLFGLVAGLIAGRINPAVLFLFAFLLCYLLGMVSLDTALTSFTNTGLVTLVLLVLAATALEKTSLLGKLSQVIGNSSLAVTMAKLGFSTALLSSFTNNTAVVASLIGVVRRNQAHAPAKLLLPLNYAAILGGTLTLIGTSTNLIVNSFVENAGLPALGFFEFTPVAMLIVLLGIVLLIVLANTLPDRRDESTEEALPYLLEAHVAKGSSLVGRSVVDNKLRALKKLYLVELERSGICICPVPPQLVLQADDVLRFSGAVESVELLHQFDGLDWFGKHQAKGQNLVEAVLAPSSSLVGSTLKESRFREQFDAAVMAIRRGHHPLKGGLGDIVLQPGDVLLLTPGDGFSANPKLGTEFAAVSGLDLNVRLDTKRSRIVLAGFVLTIGLSLAGILPLAKGLVLLLLSYFAIGAVTLSELKRRFPLELVVIVGSALGLANLMMSTGLADGLAQGLLGAINGYGVFGAFVGVYLVTLLLTELVTNNAAAALAFPIAYAVALNYGVDPRPFIMAVVFGASASFISPYGYQTNLMVFNAGNYRFSDFVRLGLPLSLLYSLIVIFMVPVIFPF, from the coding sequence GTGAGTGACTTGTGGCTATTAGCTATTGTGTTGTTTGGATTAGTGGCTGGCTTAATCGCCGGCCGCATTAATCCCGCTGTGTTGTTTTTATTTGCTTTTTTACTCTGTTACCTCCTAGGAATGGTATCACTCGACACGGCGCTCACTAGCTTTACCAACACAGGTTTAGTCACACTGGTGTTATTGGTACTGGCGGCGACGGCGCTGGAGAAAACCTCACTGCTGGGCAAGTTAAGCCAAGTGATTGGTAACAGCTCGCTTGCGGTGACGATGGCAAAACTGGGATTTTCAACGGCGCTGCTGTCCTCTTTTACCAATAACACCGCGGTCGTCGCATCTTTGATTGGAGTGGTGCGCCGTAATCAGGCTCACGCTCCGGCTAAGTTGTTACTGCCGCTCAACTATGCGGCGATTTTGGGCGGTACGCTGACCTTAATTGGCACTTCCACAAACCTCATTGTCAACTCGTTTGTCGAAAACGCTGGCTTGCCAGCGCTGGGATTCTTTGAGTTCACCCCAGTGGCCATGCTGATTGTGCTCTTAGGCATAGTGCTGCTGATTGTGCTGGCCAATACCTTGCCCGACAGGCGGGATGAATCGACTGAGGAAGCGTTGCCCTATCTGCTAGAAGCTCACGTGGCCAAAGGCTCGTCTTTAGTCGGTCGCAGCGTGGTGGATAACAAATTAAGAGCCCTGAAAAAACTCTATTTAGTTGAGCTTGAGCGAAGCGGCATTTGTATTTGCCCTGTCCCGCCCCAGTTAGTGCTACAGGCGGACGATGTGCTGCGTTTCAGTGGCGCTGTGGAGTCGGTGGAATTGTTACATCAATTCGATGGTCTCGATTGGTTTGGAAAACATCAAGCCAAGGGGCAAAATCTGGTCGAAGCTGTGTTAGCGCCTTCGTCGAGTCTGGTGGGCAGCACCTTAAAAGAATCCCGCTTTCGCGAGCAGTTTGATGCGGCGGTGATGGCGATTCGCCGTGGCCACCATCCGCTAAAGGGCGGCTTGGGCGATATCGTATTACAGCCGGGTGATGTGTTGCTGTTGACGCCGGGGGATGGGTTTAGTGCTAATCCAAAACTCGGTACCGAATTTGCGGCGGTGAGCGGACTCGATTTGAATGTGCGGTTAGACACTAAGCGTAGTCGTATCGTGTTAGCCGGATTTGTGTTGACGATTGGCCTGAGTCTGGCGGGGATTTTACCCTTAGCCAAAGGACTGGTGCTGTTATTACTCAGCTATTTTGCCATTGGCGCCGTGACCTTATCTGAACTTAAGCGCCGCTTTCCGCTCGAGTTAGTCGTGATTGTGGGCAGTGCTTTGGGACTGGCAAACCTGATGATGAGCACAGGTCTTGCCGATGGTTTAGCCCAGGGATTGCTTGGTGCCATCAATGGCTACGGGGTATTTGGTGCCTTTGTGGGCGTTTATTTAGTCACACTGCTGCTGACAGAACTCGTGACCAATAATGCCGCAGCGGCCTTAGCCTTTCCGATTGCCTATGCGGTAGCGCTGAATTATGGCGTCGATCCTCGGCCGTTTATCATGGCCGTGGTGTTTGGTGCCAGCGCCAGTTTTATTTCGCCCTATGGTTATCAAACCAACTTGATGGTGTTTAATGCGGGGAACTATCGTTTCAGTGACTTTGTGCGCTTAGGGCTACCCTTATCCCTGCTGTATTCGCTAATCGTGATTTTTATGGTGCCAGTTATCTTTCCGTTTTAA